Proteins co-encoded in one Kocuria flava genomic window:
- a CDS encoding type II secretion system F family protein has product MTALLLGPLLLAAAAAMAIWLAVGVRWGGDRMVRENLRIGLLSATSTDVREAPDFGWAQRLTTGKGRERLETLYSKAGRPAGWPIPRLLAYKTYALGAALLVGLLLLSLTGGNGMILLMTVVMVPVGYFLPELLLYSRGIERQKAIGLELADTLDQMMIAVEAGLGFESAMARAGHNGKGPLAEELVRTLQEMRVGIPRRDAYLALEQRTDVPDLRQFTRAVIQADAYGISIASVLRTQANEMRIKRKQRAEEAAQKIPTKILLPLMLFILPVLFIAVLGPTVINVLNTFL; this is encoded by the coding sequence ATGACTGCACTGCTTCTCGGCCCACTGCTTCTGGCTGCTGCCGCCGCCATGGCCATCTGGCTTGCTGTCGGTGTCCGTTGGGGTGGGGATCGGATGGTGCGTGAGAATCTCCGCATCGGCCTCCTGAGTGCTACCTCGACCGACGTTCGCGAAGCCCCGGACTTCGGCTGGGCTCAGCGCCTCACCACCGGCAAGGGACGGGAGCGGCTCGAGACCCTCTACTCCAAGGCCGGCCGGCCCGCCGGCTGGCCCATTCCGAGGCTCCTGGCGTACAAGACCTACGCCCTCGGCGCCGCGCTGCTCGTGGGCCTGCTGCTGCTGAGCCTGACCGGCGGCAACGGCATGATCCTGCTGATGACCGTGGTCATGGTGCCGGTGGGCTACTTCCTGCCGGAGCTGCTGCTGTACTCCCGCGGTATCGAGCGGCAGAAGGCGATCGGCCTCGAGCTCGCCGACACCCTCGACCAGATGATGATCGCGGTGGAGGCCGGCCTTGGCTTCGAGTCCGCGATGGCCCGGGCCGGGCACAACGGCAAGGGCCCGCTCGCGGAGGAGCTCGTGCGCACCCTCCAAGAGATGCGCGTGGGCATCCCGCGCCGCGACGCCTACTTGGCGCTCGAGCAGCGCACCGACGTGCCCGACCTGCGGCAGTTCACCCGCGCCGTCATCCAGGCCGACGCCTATGGTATCTCTATCGCCTCTGTGCTACGGACTCAGGCGAATGAAATGCGCATCAAACGTAAGCAGCGCGCTGAGGAGGCTGCTCAAAAAATTCCGACCAAGATTCTTCTGCCTCTCATGCTTTTCATTCTGCCGGTATTGTTCATTGCTGTTCTGGGTCCGACGGTCATTAATGTCTTGAATACATTCCTCTAA